A DNA window from Coffea arabica cultivar ET-39 chromosome 6c, Coffea Arabica ET-39 HiFi, whole genome shotgun sequence contains the following coding sequences:
- the LOC113691487 gene encoding uncharacterized protein: MKILLYKSPRFLYLVVDENVERVYAHERTREGFYDSNRSPHHHPQDHHKETHGLRDDIEEETSISDVKAPNVFERAKEEIEAIVQAIHPRKEPQDTGNHGQDRHSAANVELKSEVSETHSEQDRKSPKFIERAKEDIEAFLHKKKPANHHHKETHGASDDIDENTPITEIKGPNVFERAKEEVEALVHAIHPKKDSRADTSSSKKEGGFRMSIGKGLEKMCSPRSHNKD, encoded by the exons ATGAAGATTTTGTTATACAAGAGTCCAAGATTCTTATATTTGGTGGTGGATGAAAATGTAGAAAGGGTCTATGCTCATGAAAGAACTAGGGAAGGATTCTATGATTCAAATCGAAGCCCCCATCATCATCCTCAAGATCATCACAAGGAAACTCATGGATTGCGCGATGATATTGAGGAAGAAACTTCTATCAGTGACGTGAAGGCTCCGAATGTGTTTGAACGAGCCAAAGAGGAAATTGAGGCTATTGTTCAGGCAATTCATCCCAGGAAGGAACCTCAGGATACTGGGAATCATGGTCAAGACAG GCATTCTGCTGCAAATGTGGAATTAAAATCAGAAGTTTCAGAAACTCATTCAG AGCAGGACAGAAAGTCGCCTAAATTTATTGAGAGAGCCAAGGAAGACATTGAAGCATTTTTACATAAAAAGAAGCCGGCAAATCATCATCATAAAGAAACTCATGGAGCAAGTGATGACATAGATGAGAACACTCCCATTACTGAAATTAAAGGTCCAAACGTCTTTGAAAGAGCAAAGGAAGAAGTTGAGGCCCTTGTTCATGCAATTCATCCGAAGAAGGATTCTAGAGCAGACACTTCGTCATCAAAGAAAGAAGGTGGATTCAGGATGTCTATTGGAAAGGGGTTGGAAAAAATGTGTTCTCCACGGAGCCATAATAAAGATTGA